In Cycloclasticus sp., a single genomic region encodes these proteins:
- the tatA gene encoding Sec-independent protein translocase subunit TatA yields the protein MGGIGIWQLIIILVIVLLLFGTKRLRNLGGDLGGAIKGFKGAMKEGEEKKSADDQKSVANDDSDKDDSSK from the coding sequence ATGGGTGGCATTGGTATTTGGCAATTAATTATTATTCTCGTTATTGTTCTTTTATTGTTTGGCACAAAACGCTTACGTAACCTTGGTGGTGATTTGGGCGGTGCCATTAAAGGCTTTAAAGGTGCTATGAAAGAAGGCGAAGAAAAAAAGAGCGCTGACGATCAAAAGTCCGTTGCTAACGATGACTCCGATAAAGACGACTCCAGCAAATAA
- the tatC gene encoding twin-arginine translocase subunit TatC: MSDNNSNDQETSFVSHLIELRTRLIHALIGMLAVFLPLAPFANDIYSLLAQPLLTHMPEGTSMVAIEVISPFLTPLKLTLMLSLFISIPWIFYQIWLFVSPGLYKHEQRIALPLISAATFLFYTGMLFAYFVVMPLIFEFLTATAPDGVAVMTDISKYLDFILTLFFAFGMAFQVPIATFLLVKTGVSTPQSLAEKRPYIVVGAFVVGMLLTPPDVISQTLLALPMWLLFEIGLLMSKKFVPQATAKTVS; this comes from the coding sequence ATGTCTGACAACAATTCTAACGACCAAGAAACCAGCTTCGTTTCTCACCTAATTGAACTACGCACGCGTCTCATCCACGCGCTTATTGGTATGCTCGCCGTCTTTTTACCGCTCGCACCTTTTGCTAACGACATTTATTCATTATTGGCGCAGCCCCTACTCACCCACATGCCTGAAGGCACTAGCATGGTGGCCATTGAGGTCATCTCACCGTTCCTAACACCTTTAAAATTAACCCTCATGCTCTCCCTATTTATCAGCATCCCTTGGATTTTTTACCAAATTTGGCTATTTGTTTCCCCAGGTCTTTATAAACATGAACAACGCATCGCATTACCATTAATAAGTGCCGCCACTTTCCTGTTTTATACCGGCATGTTGTTTGCCTATTTTGTCGTCATGCCACTCATCTTCGAGTTCTTAACCGCAACAGCGCCTGACGGTGTCGCAGTGATGACCGATATCAGCAAATACTTAGATTTTATTTTAACCCTGTTTTTTGCCTTTGGGATGGCGTTTCAAGTACCTATTGCCACCTTCTTATTAGTAAAAACAGGCGTTTCAACACCGCAAAGTTTAGCTGAAAAAAGGCCTTATATTGTCGTCGGTGCCTTTGTAGTCGGCATGCTATTAACGCCACCAGACGTTATATCACAAACCTTATTAGCCTTGCCGATGTGGCTATTATTTGAAATTGGCTTATTGATGTCTAAAAAATTCGTCCCTCAGGCAACCGCAAAAACTGTCTCATGA
- the hisI gene encoding phosphoribosyl-AMP cyclohydrolase encodes MSAWLEAVRWDEKGLAPAIAQDHATGKILMVAWMNKQALQLTAEQGHAVYWSRSRNKLWHKGEESGHQQKIIDIRIDCDEDVILLSVEQKGGIACHTGRERCFYRKLVDEQWQETDPVLKDPKTIYST; translated from the coding sequence GTGAGCGCTTGGCTAGAAGCAGTTAGGTGGGACGAGAAAGGACTAGCGCCAGCCATTGCTCAGGACCACGCAACGGGTAAAATTCTCATGGTCGCTTGGATGAACAAGCAAGCACTGCAACTCACGGCAGAACAAGGTCACGCCGTTTATTGGTCACGGTCACGCAATAAACTGTGGCATAAAGGTGAAGAATCCGGCCACCAGCAGAAAATCATCGATATACGTATAGATTGCGACGAAGACGTTATTTTACTATCGGTTGAACAAAAAGGTGGTATTGCTTGTCATACTGGACGCGAACGTTGCTTTTACCGAAAACTTGTCGATGAACAATGGCAAGAAACTGACCCTGTTTTAAAAGACCCAAAAACCATCTATTCAACATGA
- a CDS encoding phosphoribosyl-ATP diphosphatase — MNETLKKLDNVLQQRKQEEPDSSYVASLYHKGLDSILKKIGEEATETVIAAKSGDKEQIIYETADLWFHSLVLLAQQDLSSDDVLKELERRFGLSGLDEKANRNK; from the coding sequence ATGAATGAAACACTGAAAAAACTGGATAATGTTTTGCAGCAGCGCAAGCAAGAGGAACCAGATTCTTCTTATGTTGCAAGCCTGTACCACAAAGGGCTCGATAGCATTCTCAAAAAAATCGGCGAAGAAGCGACCGAAACCGTGATCGCCGCAAAATCAGGCGATAAAGAACAAATTATTTATGAAACCGCCGACTTATGGTTTCACTCGCTCGTTTTATTAGCACAGCAAGACTTGAGCTCTGATGATGTACTCAAAGAACTAGAGCGTCGCTTCGGTCTATCCGGATTAGATGAAAAAGCCAATAGAAACAAGTAG
- the hisA gene encoding 1-(5-phosphoribosyl)-5-[(5-phosphoribosylamino)methylideneamino]imidazole-4-carboxamide isomerase, whose protein sequence is MILIPAIDLKDGKCVRLRQGRMDDETIFSDNPVEVATRWVNEGAKRLHLVDLDGAFAGKPVNAGVVHDIAEAHPDLIIQVGGGIRDEDTIQAYLNAGVQYVIIGTKAVNTPHFVGDVCAEFPGHIIVGLDAKEGKVAIDGWSKLSNHDVIDLAQQFENDGVESIIYTDIGRDGMMQGVNVEATAKLARSIRIPVIASGGITNMDDIHALGKVADDGIMGAITGRAIYEGTLDFAEGEKLAGSFA, encoded by the coding sequence ATGATTCTTATTCCCGCTATTGATCTTAAAGATGGAAAATGCGTCCGTTTACGCCAAGGCCGCATGGACGATGAAACCATCTTCTCTGACAACCCCGTTGAAGTAGCCACTCGCTGGGTAAACGAAGGCGCTAAACGCCTACACCTTGTTGACCTTGACGGCGCATTTGCCGGCAAGCCAGTGAATGCCGGTGTCGTGCATGATATTGCCGAAGCGCACCCTGATTTAATCATTCAAGTCGGCGGCGGCATTCGCGATGAAGACACTATCCAAGCCTACCTTAACGCTGGCGTACAATACGTCATTATCGGAACTAAAGCGGTTAACACACCGCACTTTGTCGGTGATGTTTGTGCGGAATTTCCCGGCCACATCATCGTTGGCTTAGACGCAAAAGAGGGCAAAGTGGCTATTGATGGCTGGTCCAAATTATCGAACCATGACGTGATTGATTTAGCTCAGCAGTTCGAAAATGACGGCGTAGAATCCATTATTTATACCGATATTGGACGCGACGGTATGATGCAGGGAGTTAATGTTGAAGCAACGGCCAAACTCGCTCGTTCTATTCGCATCCCCGTTATCGCCTCTGGCGGCATCACCAATATGGATGATATTCATGCCCTAGGAAAAGTGGCCGATGACGGTATTATGGGCGCCATCACTGGACGCGCCATCTACGAGGGAACCTTGGACTTCGCCGAAGGTGAAAAACTAGCCGGTTCATTCGCTTAA
- a CDS encoding SLC13 family permease has translation MNSQAALKQGSLFLGPVLALLVFYWLHSGDTTDIAITAAVAVWCVSWWIFEPVPIPVTSLLPLALFPLTGVLTGEQVAAAYGNKLVLLLLGGFLLSTAISHCGAHRRLALTMVHWFGSNNPRRLVLGFMVAAATLSMWISNTAATLMLLPVALAVVDSANNKKLSLALLLGLAYSASIGGLGTPIGTPPNLIFMQVYEENTGLQISFTQWMSWALPLVILFIPIIWLWLTRGLEHTGGLQLPTVGAWTTHERRVMVVFALTAFLWVTRREPFGGWSGWLNLPHANDASVAFLAVIALFVIPNGNKQKLLDWKTAQQVPWGILLLFSGGICLAKAFVISGLSAQLGEQLSTVTAFSIIGMMAVIALSVTFMTEATSNTATTAMLMPVLAATAINADIDPLLMMIPATFSASCAFMLPVATAPNTIVFSSGHVHSKQMAREGFVLNLIGAIIVTLICWFTFT, from the coding sequence GTGAATAGCCAAGCCGCGTTAAAGCAAGGCAGCCTTTTTTTAGGGCCTGTACTTGCTCTGCTCGTTTTTTATTGGTTACACAGCGGTGATACCACAGACATTGCCATCACCGCTGCCGTTGCCGTCTGGTGTGTCAGCTGGTGGATTTTTGAACCCGTACCCATTCCTGTTACATCCCTACTACCGCTCGCACTTTTCCCATTAACCGGGGTATTGACCGGAGAGCAAGTAGCCGCCGCTTACGGCAATAAATTGGTGCTATTACTACTCGGCGGTTTCTTATTATCCACCGCTATTTCACACTGCGGCGCACACCGCCGGCTTGCACTCACCATGGTGCACTGGTTTGGCAGCAACAACCCCAGACGCTTAGTCTTAGGCTTTATGGTTGCCGCCGCCACACTCAGTATGTGGATATCAAACACCGCCGCAACACTGATGCTATTACCGGTTGCACTCGCCGTTGTCGATAGCGCTAATAATAAAAAACTTTCGCTGGCCTTATTACTTGGCCTTGCCTACTCTGCCAGTATCGGCGGCCTTGGCACACCCATAGGAACCCCACCCAACCTCATCTTCATGCAGGTGTACGAAGAAAACACCGGACTACAAATCAGTTTTACCCAGTGGATGTCGTGGGCCTTACCCTTAGTTATTCTCTTTATACCCATTATCTGGCTTTGGTTAACGCGCGGGCTAGAGCACACAGGCGGCTTACAGCTGCCAACAGTAGGTGCGTGGACGACCCACGAACGCCGCGTGATGGTTGTTTTTGCGTTAACCGCCTTTTTATGGGTAACACGCCGCGAGCCATTTGGCGGCTGGAGCGGTTGGCTAAATTTACCTCATGCCAACGATGCATCCGTGGCTTTCCTTGCGGTGATTGCACTGTTTGTTATCCCTAACGGCAACAAGCAGAAACTATTGGACTGGAAAACTGCACAACAGGTTCCTTGGGGGATTTTATTACTATTCAGTGGCGGCATTTGTCTCGCCAAAGCCTTTGTTATTTCTGGTTTAAGCGCACAGCTTGGTGAACAACTCTCCACAGTTACTGCCTTTAGTATTATCGGCATGATGGCTGTGATTGCCCTCAGCGTCACCTTTATGACCGAAGCGACTAGCAATACCGCGACCACCGCGATGCTAATGCCCGTATTAGCCGCCACCGCCATCAATGCAGATATTGATCCGCTGCTTATGATGATTCCCGCCACCTTCAGCGCCAGCTGTGCCTTTATGCTGCCCGTTGCTACCGCGCCCAACACCATCGTATTTAGTAGCGGACACGTACACAGTAAGCAAATGGCAAGAGAAGGTTTTGTGTTAAACCTCATCGGCGCAATTATCGTTACGCTTATTTGTTGGTTTACCTTTACTTGA
- a CDS encoding outer membrane lipoprotein-sorting protein — MKKFIKNAISTLFISVGILGSSVALATPSIDEIVNRTNYVAYYQGLDGKAKVKMTITDAQGRERTRQFVILRSDEPQTDSLAGGEYRGNQKMYVYFSRPADVNKMVFLVWKNVGGLDDRWLYLPALDLVKRIASSDKRTSFVGSDFYYEDVSGRNLEDDTHELVSTDNNYYVIKNTPVNPDSVEFSYYTMYIHKETFLPIQTEYYDKKGVLYRINKTLKVDTIEGFPTVTKSSMENLKTKSKTLMEYSKVSYNLDLPKEIYTERFLRKAPRKLLR; from the coding sequence ATGAAAAAATTCATTAAAAACGCAATAAGCACGCTTTTTATAAGTGTTGGAATACTCGGAAGTAGCGTGGCATTGGCAACGCCCAGCATTGATGAAATTGTTAACCGAACCAACTATGTTGCCTATTATCAAGGGCTTGATGGTAAGGCTAAGGTCAAAATGACCATTACCGATGCGCAGGGGCGAGAACGCACACGCCAGTTTGTTATTCTAAGGAGTGATGAACCGCAGACTGATTCATTAGCAGGCGGTGAATATAGAGGTAATCAAAAAATGTATGTCTATTTCAGTCGCCCTGCGGATGTAAATAAGATGGTTTTTTTAGTATGGAAGAATGTAGGTGGCCTGGATGATCGTTGGCTTTATCTTCCGGCGTTAGACCTTGTTAAACGAATAGCATCCTCGGATAAACGTACCAGTTTTGTTGGTTCAGATTTCTATTATGAAGATGTTTCAGGGCGTAATCTTGAGGACGATACGCACGAACTGGTCAGTACAGATAATAACTATTATGTCATCAAAAACACACCCGTAAACCCTGATTCTGTTGAGTTCTCTTATTACACCATGTATATCCATAAAGAGACTTTTTTGCCTATCCAGACGGAATACTATGACAAAAAAGGTGTCTTATACCGAATCAATAAAACACTCAAAGTCGATACTATTGAGGGATTTCCAACGGTTACAAAATCGAGCATGGAAAATTTGAAAACAAAAAGTAAAACGCTAATGGAGTATAGCAAAGTGAGTTATAACTTAGACTTGCCCAAAGAGATTTATACAGAGCGTTTTTTACGCAAAGCACCGCGAAAACTGCTGCGCTAG
- a CDS encoding DUF1499 domain-containing protein → MKYLFILLTIIMYSQTSAAPNALKPCPNKPNCVSSLATDEHAITPFQLKKGTKINVQQLNATLKKLEANISVSHDAQQLSAEISSRVFGFVDDLDLIIDTEQGLLHVRSASRTGYYDFGVNKRRVERLRALLKDEGIIQ, encoded by the coding sequence ATGAAATATCTATTTATATTACTCACTATCATCATGTACTCACAAACCTCAGCCGCTCCCAACGCACTAAAACCTTGCCCCAATAAGCCAAACTGTGTCTCTAGTCTGGCCACTGATGAGCACGCAATTACGCCGTTCCAGTTAAAAAAAGGCACTAAAATTAATGTGCAACAACTCAACGCGACGCTAAAAAAACTCGAGGCAAATATCAGTGTTAGCCACGACGCACAGCAGCTAAGCGCAGAAATAAGCAGCCGTGTTTTTGGCTTTGTCGATGACTTAGACTTAATCATCGATACAGAACAAGGCCTTCTTCACGTGCGTTCGGCTTCTCGAACCGGGTATTACGACTTTGGCGTTAATAAACGACGCGTTGAACGACTACGCGCACTACTAAAAGACGAGGGAATCATCCAATGA
- the hisF gene encoding imidazole glycerol phosphate synthase subunit HisF has protein sequence MALAKRIIPCLDVDNGRVVKGVKFVDIRDAGDPVEVARRYDREGADEITFLDITATSDNRETMVHVIEQVADEVFIPLTVGGGIRELADISRMLKAGADKVGINSAAISNPDFVREAAERFGSQCIVVAIDAKCVTAEGEAKRWEIFTHGGRKETGIDAIEWAKKMVNFGAGEILLTSMDRDGTKIGFDLELTRAISEAVEVPVIASGGVGTLDHLVDGISKGKADAVLAASIFHFAEYSIGEAKQHMQDNGIEVRL, from the coding sequence ATGGCGCTCGCTAAACGCATTATTCCCTGTCTAGACGTTGATAATGGGCGCGTTGTCAAAGGCGTTAAATTTGTTGATATTCGCGATGCGGGCGACCCGGTCGAAGTCGCTAGGCGCTATGACCGAGAAGGCGCGGACGAAATCACTTTTCTTGATATTACTGCGACCTCCGATAACCGCGAGACCATGGTGCATGTTATCGAACAAGTTGCCGATGAAGTTTTTATACCTCTGACGGTTGGCGGCGGCATTCGGGAATTAGCCGACATTAGCCGCATGTTAAAAGCAGGTGCCGACAAAGTTGGCATAAACAGCGCCGCCATCTCCAACCCTGATTTTGTTAGGGAAGCCGCCGAACGATTTGGCTCACAATGCATTGTTGTGGCGATTGATGCCAAATGTGTCACCGCCGAAGGCGAAGCAAAGCGCTGGGAAATATTCACCCACGGTGGCCGTAAAGAAACTGGTATTGATGCCATTGAGTGGGCTAAAAAAATGGTCAATTTTGGTGCCGGTGAGATCTTACTCACTAGTATGGACCGTGATGGCACTAAGATTGGGTTTGATCTTGAACTGACTCGCGCCATTAGCGAAGCGGTCGAAGTGCCTGTTATTGCATCTGGCGGTGTCGGCACTTTAGATCACTTAGTCGATGGCATTAGCAAAGGTAAAGCCGATGCGGTGCTCGCTGCCAGCATCTTTCACTTTGCAGAATACAGCATTGGTGAAGCTAAACAGCACATGCAAGACAACGGCATTGAGGTTCGCTTGTGA
- a CDS encoding YgiQ family radical SAM protein: MMPTAKPLSSQPKYWAECYGISPFLPTTRAEMDTLGWDSCDIIIVTGDAYVDHPSFGMAVIGRLLEKQGFRVGIIDQPNWQSADDFSSLGKPNLFFGIAAGNMDSMINRYTADKRARSDDAYTPDDKAGRRPDRAVIAYTQRCKEAFPEVPTVLGSIEASLRRIAHYDYWDDEVRRSILIDSQADILLYGNAERAIAELAYRLSQNEPIEKITDIRGTSFVRQNLPDGWTLIDSTRVDRPGKIDPHHNPYQSDEERAAATGGKCQISSGPEAGDGSQLVTLSFLPKHSKTDRAKTVIRLPAYKKVKSDPVLYAHASRVLHLETNPGNARALVQNNDGKDVWLNPPPIPLSTEEMDEVFALPYQRVPHPKYEGKRIPAYEMIRFSINIMRGCFGGCTFCSITEHEGRIIQNRSEQSILNEIEDIRDKTPGFTGTISDLGGPTANMYRLACKDPDIESACRRPSCVYPGICENLNTNHDPLIKLYKKARNIKGVKRVLIASGLRYDLAVESPEYVEELVTHHVGGYLKIAPEHTEQAPLSKMMKPGIGTYDRFKTMFEKYTKKAGKKQYLIPYFIAAHPGTEDEDMVNLALWLKKNKFQADQVQTFYPSPMATATTMYHTGRNPLKGLSYKSEKINTVKKIEQRRLHKALLRYHDANNWTVIKDLLLKMGKKNLIGDGPNCLIPSKPNAGKYKAKAGTKKFLTKHTSQGYKPFKNKKSSR; encoded by the coding sequence ATGATGCCAACTGCCAAGCCGCTATCTTCACAGCCAAAATATTGGGCTGAATGTTATGGCATTTCGCCATTTTTACCCACCACTCGCGCAGAGATGGACACCCTCGGTTGGGATAGCTGCGATATTATTATCGTTACTGGCGATGCTTATGTAGACCACCCCAGTTTTGGTATGGCCGTTATCGGTCGCTTATTGGAGAAACAAGGGTTTCGAGTTGGCATTATCGACCAACCTAATTGGCAAAGCGCCGATGACTTTTCAAGCTTAGGCAAACCCAACCTGTTTTTCGGGATTGCAGCCGGCAATATGGACTCGATGATTAACCGTTACACGGCGGATAAACGCGCCCGATCTGACGATGCATACACCCCCGATGACAAAGCGGGTCGCCGACCCGATCGCGCCGTCATCGCATACACCCAGCGTTGTAAGGAAGCCTTTCCCGAGGTACCTACCGTTCTGGGGAGTATAGAAGCTAGCCTGCGCAGAATCGCCCACTACGACTACTGGGACGACGAAGTAAGGCGCTCCATTTTAATCGATTCGCAAGCCGATATTTTGTTATACGGCAATGCCGAACGCGCCATTGCTGAGTTAGCGTATCGTCTTTCACAGAATGAGCCCATCGAGAAGATTACCGACATTCGCGGCACCTCTTTTGTTCGCCAAAACTTACCCGACGGTTGGACCCTGATTGATTCCACCCGCGTTGACCGGCCTGGCAAAATTGATCCACACCACAACCCCTATCAGTCAGATGAAGAGCGCGCCGCAGCAACCGGTGGCAAGTGTCAAATCAGCAGCGGCCCCGAAGCAGGTGATGGCAGCCAGCTAGTAACACTAAGCTTTTTACCCAAACACAGCAAAACAGATCGCGCGAAAACCGTTATTCGCTTACCAGCCTATAAAAAAGTAAAAAGCGACCCGGTGTTATACGCACACGCCTCACGCGTTTTACACTTAGAAACCAACCCCGGCAACGCTCGCGCACTAGTGCAAAATAACGACGGCAAAGACGTTTGGCTAAACCCGCCGCCCATTCCATTATCAACCGAAGAAATGGACGAGGTATTCGCCCTGCCGTATCAACGTGTACCGCATCCAAAGTATGAAGGCAAACGAATTCCGGCGTACGAAATGATTCGTTTTTCCATTAATATCATGCGCGGTTGCTTTGGCGGTTGCACCTTTTGTTCCATCACCGAACACGAGGGGCGGATTATTCAAAATCGTTCAGAACAATCTATTTTGAACGAGATCGAAGACATTCGTGACAAAACACCAGGTTTTACCGGCACAATATCCGATCTTGGCGGCCCAACAGCTAATATGTATCGCCTTGCCTGCAAGGATCCAGACATAGAGTCCGCTTGCCGTCGCCCGTCCTGCGTTTACCCCGGTATTTGCGAAAACCTGAACACCAATCACGACCCACTGATTAAACTCTATAAAAAGGCCCGCAACATTAAAGGTGTTAAACGCGTCCTAATTGCATCCGGCCTGCGTTACGATTTAGCGGTTGAGTCGCCTGAATACGTTGAAGAATTAGTGACTCATCACGTCGGCGGCTACCTAAAAATTGCCCCAGAGCATACCGAGCAAGCGCCTTTATCCAAAATGATGAAGCCGGGCATTGGCACCTATGATCGGTTCAAAACGATGTTCGAGAAATACACCAAAAAGGCTGGCAAAAAACAGTACCTTATTCCTTACTTTATTGCCGCTCATCCGGGTACAGAAGATGAAGACATGGTGAACCTTGCGCTATGGCTCAAGAAAAATAAATTTCAGGCCGACCAAGTGCAAACCTTTTACCCTTCTCCGATGGCGACTGCTACCACGATGTACCACACCGGCAGAAACCCACTTAAAGGCCTAAGCTACAAAAGCGAAAAAATAAACACGGTTAAAAAGATAGAACAGCGCCGCCTTCATAAGGCACTGTTGCGCTATCACGACGCGAATAACTGGACAGTTATTAAAGACCTATTACTCAAAATGGGTAAAAAGAACCTGATCGGTGATGGACCCAATTGCTTAATTCCTAGCAAGCCAAACGCGGGGAAATACAAAGCGAAAGCCGGTACCAAAAAGTTTCTAACCAAACATACCTCGCAAGGCTACAAACCCTTTAAAAATAAAAAGTCCTCGCGCTAA